In Clarias gariepinus isolate MV-2021 ecotype Netherlands chromosome 9, CGAR_prim_01v2, whole genome shotgun sequence, a single window of DNA contains:
- the tcf15 gene encoding transcription factor 15 yields the protein MMAFAMLRPMATHLAYPDHSMLSEDEETRSESDGSSEQSYGCCAEKRRRVARKPAVGSVLIVKQRNAANARERDRTQSVNTAFTALRTLIPTEPVDRKLSKIETLRLASSYISHLANVLLIGDGGEDAQPCLSAVCSAQGETGGKQPRTICTFCLSNQRKGVKDGKDCLRMRGISSLRMSRR from the exons ATGATGGCGTTCGCCATGCTGCGGCCGATGGCGACCCACCTGGCGTACCCGGACCACAGCATGCTGTCTGAGGACGAGGAGACGCGCAGTGAGAGCGACGGCAGCTCGGAGCAGAGTTACGGCTGCTGTGCGGAGAAGCGGCGACGCGTGGCGCGCAAACCGGCCGTGGGCAGTGTGCTCATCGTCAAACAGAGGAACGCGGCGAACGCGCGGGAACGCGACCGCACGCAGAGCGTCAACACCGCCTTCACGGCATTACGGACTCTCATACCCACCGAGCCGGTGGACAGGAAGCTCTCCAAGATTGAGACCCTGCGCCTTGCGTCTAGTTACATCTCCCACCTGGCCAACGTGCTGCTCATAGGGGACGGCGGCGAGGATGCGCAGCCGTGTCTAAGCGCAGTGTGCAGCGCGCAGGGAGAAACTGGAGGCAAACAACCACGAACCATCTGCACCTTCTGCCTCAGCAACCAGAGGAAAGGG GTAAAAGACGGTAAAGATTGTCTCAGGATGCGGGGAATCAGTTCCCTACGCATGAGCCGCCGGTAG